AGTTCGAACGCATTGACGGCTTGCAGATTTTGGCGGTTTAGGAGAAAGCATGAAGATCATTTCCATCATCAAACAAGTTCCCGACGCCGAGGCGCGCATCCGCGCCTCCGCGGACGGCGTCGATCTGGACGGGGTCAGCTTCGTCATCGACGGCATGGACGAGTACGGCGTCGAGGAGGCCCTGCGCCTCC
The genomic region above belongs to Deinococcota bacterium and contains:
- a CDS encoding electron transfer flavoprotein subunit beta, whose amino-acid sequence is MKIISIIKQVPDAEARIRASADGVDLDGVSFVIDGMDEYGVEEALRL